The nucleotide window ttctagGCTAACCTGCACCCATTGACTTAGAGTTAAGGGGTTTGAGCaccaaataaaataatgtattaaGTATTTAGATTTTAATACTTCACTGAAAACTATGTAAACTGAGGCCCCACAGATTGAACTCATCCATGTATAGTTCTGTTTTCTAAACTGATCTCCACCTAGAAGTCAGTGCAATCAGAAATAGCTCCTTCTAGAAAATATCCTGTAGAATTCAAGTAATTGTTGTTGACCTCATTAGTTTAATCCCCCATTCTTTTCTTATTTACTCAGACAGCATTAGTAAGATCTGGCAATCTGTAGTTGAGCACCACAGACCCAACATCAACTCAGTTAAAACAAACTTCATTTCAGCATGCTGTGCAAGCATCACTAAAACAGAAACATCAGCAGTACAGTTTTCCAAGAGATTTTCTAAAAGCATATCTATGTTGTCTACCCTTCTTCCTCCATTTTGGAGAAAGCACTTGCTCTTAACACCTCCATGCAGTTCACAAGGATGAGTGTTCCAGTTAACTCTCGCCACTGTTTTGTTACTGGGTTTTTCATTTTGTCCAACGCTAATTGCAGGTCTTGTAAGACATCCCTGTAACCGTCTCCATAATGGGCAGCCCAGGTGTAGAGAAAGTCATATGCAGGTTTCCACatcatctgaaaataaaagggaagaaattaaaagatttaGTTGCAGAAATTGAATTATTGaaggggggaaagaagaaaaaaaccctaaatggTAGAAAAGtcatagaaaagaaaagagtGTTTGATCCCCAGCCATGCTGAAATGCTTTATCAAAAAAGGCATGTTGATATGAAACCTCCAGTAACTTTATCTAGTTCATCTCTATGAAACTCTCAAATTCTTAGAGGGATAAATAATAGTAATACAAATTCTTCATTCAGATGATTATGATCAAGTCAAAATATATCCttgtctgaaagaaaaattcaaagaacAGGGATGGGAGAAAAACAcctcacagaagaaaaaacatctcACAGTCTGATTAGTGTAGCTTCTGTCTTGAGTTTAAGCCTGCCATGCTTTCAGTGAAGTTTCTCATTTTAGAGAGAAAGGTATCATCATTCACCCAAATGAGTAGTGTTTACTTTTTACTTTAAGCAAGTCTATCTTAAGTCATAACTATAAAGTTACAAAAGGAGGAAAGCAAAGTACTTTAGATGTATGGGGGAAGAAGGAGATCAataaattctttccttttttttttagagaggctaagttgaaaattattttttcatgtactACTGTAAATGACAGATGTTACAACATATTTTAATGAATTGAAGCAGTTCACCACTGTTGTATTTATGCTGAGACCAGAAAGTTTCTGTATTTCTACATGTAGCTTGATAACTAGGGTAGCCAATGACAGAAACTGgaattttctgaaattctgttgCTGGCTATATATGCTGCCTGTTCTCTGTCTCTTGCTTCCTTTTCCTATATTCCGGTTAGACCCAGATATTTAAAGAATTGAGGTACAGTCTCCTGTTTTCACTAGAATGTGAGAAGACAGTGAATATCAAAAGGTGCTATGCTTTGACTTATGCTGAAGGTCAGTTTGATATTGCAATAAGACAATTGGCTGAAACATATTAAATACAAACCCTGGTTTCCTCTAATCCGTCACAAGTGATTTTTTAATCtaagacaaaagaaaagaaagcaaaaaaatggaATGTAGGGATCAAAAGCTTTATAAATTGGTCATTGCTGATGCATGATTAACTTAGCAATGATCTACACATGCATCACATTGTAGTAATACTCCTCTTAATGGTGGAACAGCCCTTGATGGGTAACAAATTAGTTAACATTTTCAGATAATTCTCAATAATTAGTCAAAACTTATAATCCTCCCACTTTTTCCTGGCTTCTTTTTTTCAGGCCAACTACTATCTGTAAGAAAGTTCAGAAGTCAGAAGAAAGCCCTGAAATTCAGTAGAAAGTATTCAAATTTAAGATTAGATTCATAGGACAGTGACTGTGCTGAGTGTTCACATGAGACACCAAGTGCTAGAAACATAGTGTGCTTTGAACTAACATTCGTGTGGACAGGCACTATTACCATTGTGAACCTGTGTATGGAGAATAGGAATTCCTTTGGTACCAAGAGCTGAGAGAGAAGGAATTTAGTCTGGATCATATGTATGACCTGCAATAATCAAGGAATGATGGTACAGAGAGTTGAACCTGAAAATAAGTGCTCAAGTGAGAAAGATCAGCTTGAACATCATTCAACAATGCTTATAAAAGAGGATTTTCAGAGTAAAACCCAATCTGGGACCTAGAAGTCGTTGACACATAACTCTGTGGGAAAGAGTGTACCTACTGTGTGCTTTGGAGTTAACGCAGAGAAATACAGGAATTAACTTCTTTCCCAGGCAAAGGAATGCCTGGAGCACAGGCTGACCTTCAGCTCAGCAGTGTGGACAAGGATCCACCCTGTCTTGTGACATATCTGACAGTTCATAGATGCCATGAGTACCTATGGGCACCTCAAATGGCACTTGATTTCTAATTAGATACCTAAATTGCTCCTCAGATGTTCATGCACTAAAATACATCTGAGAGGACAAATGAACTTTTGTTGAGAACTCACATTTCTGCATAAGAACAGtgcttttcaaaggaaaataaatagcaTAATTTATCTGACAAATTATGAACACAAAGCATAGATTTGCAATGTTCATACAATAGAACAGAAGTGGAATTGGTGTCAGAGGTTCCAACCTCTTCTTATGTTACTTAAGTTAAATTATACCAACTGGCATAGAAAAGTATTAATGATGAAGGTCAGCTTCCCTTTGgtgaaaagaacaaaagctgTACTGAGGATGATTTGAAGTGGCTCCTTCAAGGTCTGGATGCTCTGTCTCTCCTTGTCTGAATGGATAGCAGAGGAGTGAGTAAGGTTAAGTGGACAGGACAATAAGAAGGGATTGATCGCCTGAAGTTCAAGACAAGAGATTGAGACCTCCACAGGAAAGtacaaaaggaaagaagcacACGCAGCAAGGAAGAATAAAGATCCCTGGCTATGTTTGTGCAGAGGAGCAAGTGTGCATGCACTGTTACACCAGACTTACCTCCAGAGATACTGCTCCATTTTTCCCTTGATGGGGCACTTCATATGCCTCTATTTGCTGCTTTGTGAGTCGGGCTAACTTCTCTGCAAGCTCCCGCCAGTTTTTGCCAAGCTTGACAGCTGAAGTCAAAATTATAGTGTCCTGGGTAAGACGTGCCACTAATCCCTGGCAATCTATTTTCAAAAGTGCCTGCAACAATAACTTTTATTAGTGACCCTTCACCAGTAATTACAAACTGaacaatttaatttctctttataaTACTATTCTGCACTTCTACATAGacagaaaagctgatttttttttattttgtgttcttacaaatatgtaaattttttcctacaaaatgGTGTTGCCAACAGTTTCACAGGAAATCTGTCCATGAGcttaagaaacaaattaaacTGGCATTCAACTGCTACAACATTCCAGAGTCAGATGGATCCTGCAAAGCTTAAgatgctgaaggaaaaatagGCTTCcccaacaaaaatatttgggaCATCAAATTTACCTCCTTAGAAGTATTACCTGaaacttgaaaattaatttagagCGCTATTATACTAAGGTGTTGTCTTTTGTCTATAGCTTTCCTGGAAAATCACTGATCACATTGACTGGCACATTTTGATTTACTCCTCCCACAAATCTGAGAAGTTGCTGACCattaaacagaaatgcaaatataGACCTCTTCCCTCCCCTGTGTGAAGTGAGCATTTAGTGACACAGTTTTATGGCAAATTAAAATGGTTGCATGAACAAAACCCAGGAAATGCAGATATGTTGCCTTctcctttcatttctctctttctttctttcttctttctttctttctttctttcttctttctttctttctttctttctttctttctttctttctttctttctttctttctttcttctttctttctttctttctttcttctttctttctttctttctttctttctttctttctttctttctttctttctctctttctttctctctttctttctctctttctttctttctttctttctttcttcttctttctttctttctttctttctttctttctttctttctttctttctctttcttcttctctttctttctctctttcttctctctttctttctttctttctttctttctttctttctttcttctttctttctttctttctttctttctttctttctttctttctttctttctttctttctttctttctttctttttcttcctcagctAACGACAAAAATaagtggtatttttttcttcttaacagCGAAATATTCCACTGTAAATGTTGAGTTTTTCAGTGAGTGATCAAGAACAAAagatgttttccttgtttttgaGATACTGATTTTTAGTGAAACATCAAGCATTTCTGCAATAATCAGTCCTATGTGATttaattgtaaaatattttaccatAAAAATCCCCACAGCAAACAACAGAACTCTGGTAGGCACAGTAATGAGAAGCTGATTAGGGTGTACTGTACCAAATTCCCCTATATTTTGTCAAAGTGAAGACAAAGTTGTTCAGTTTGCCTTTGTTCTGATAAGCTAGGACCCTATAACATGTAAAAATAGGAGATTAATTAAAAGAAGCAACCAGCAACTTTTCCCCCAAAATTACACAAATGATACCTAGTTTTAAGCCTAGTTTTGCAAGGACAGGGGTCTTCATTGGAACTTCATCGCTCAAAATTATATAAATCTCACAAAACAAGACATTGAGcatcctggtctagtggaaggtgtccttgtccATGACAAGGgtggtggaatgagatgatctttaaagttccttccaatgcaaaccattctatgattctatcttaTTCTAATTATTCTCCACTTTTTGCCTGTTCTGTAATGAACTCTGTTTCACTGCATTCAATCAAAAATTTGAATAGTTTTCACCTTTATGTCAggtctccctcttctttttttacagAGACATGACAGACTTTGCTGTTCTTCATACTGGTTGTTTTATTCCATACAGTTTAATGTGCTTTTAAGAGTTGTAAATGGCCACTGCAGCCACAATTTTCTGAATCCTGTTAAAATTGCTGCCAACACAGGGTATAGACTAGTTATGAGAAGCAAGTTCTGCTAAGGTTTACAATTCAGGCTAATCAAAGGGCTTTAGATGATAGCTACAATGTGAAATTTTAAACATCagtttttataataatttattttcatatcagAAATTTAATTATAATCTGTCCCTTAATAGGCTGGTCGACTTTTCAGTCAGAGCCAAGGACAGTATTAAGTAGCTATTAATTCCAAATTAATCTGAACACAGATAAGTAAGTAAATTAGGATGGAACAGTGCAACTTACTACCTGAAAGAATTTAGAATAAACCCACTTTTGATTCACGTATAAGAGCATTTAGTCACATAGAAGTTGTCCAGTGGCTAACAAATAAGGCCTATGAAAGTACATACTGAAATACTTGCAATATTGTCCTTAGGCTGCTACAACATTGACTATGAAGAAGTCATATGTGGATAGAAAATCCTGTCTTCAACATGTGTatcatgattttatttttaaacatatgaAGCTAAGTTAGGCACACATCTTAGCATAGACaagtaaatatatataatggTATTTCCACAATGTAAGTTTACTTAATACTTCTCAATAGTAATGTGAATTTCTCAGGGTAGCAATTTACTATGACAAAAGACAAAACTATTTTGataagtatttaaaaagcaaaaaatcaaCTCAGTCAACCTACTAAGTGAGCAAGGTTCCTGGAACATTAACAGAAGATTGTTTAGAACTAGTTTGTCAAAGTATTGTCCTTCATGAGACTCTGAATGTATTTTCTGTCTATAGGTGTCTACAATTTTTAGTAATATATTCAGGTTTGTAAAAATTCCTGCAAGGGTGCAGAATCATGTTTTCTTATTCATACTTAACTACTGAGCAGTTTCTTAGCAATGCAGTCTCAATAAGCAAGTTAGTTCATGAAATACTTACAACAATGAGTTCATAAAgaaatagtcttttttttttgttagcatGGCAGTCTTGCTTCATCCTCTTCACAACATGTGCAACTCTCTCTGATTCTTTATCAATATGTGCCTCATTAAAGTCATCCAAAGACATATGTGAGTATCCTAGCACCTCAGCTAAAGCTCTCCAGTCATAAACACTCTCTGATACTGTCGAAAGAACTACTGAGTAGATGTAAGTCAGTTTTTTGAATGGCAATGCAATTTGTTCAACAAGATTCCTGGTTGCTAGCTCACTATCAGCGGTATCCATAGCTTGTTCTTTGGAAATCACTTTTATGTTTTTGCAATGTACAAGGCCAATCTTTCTTCTGAGTACTCCTACGTACCACTCTTTCATTTTAGTTTGTCCAATGGCTTTAACTTTATCTTCACCAAGAAGTGCAATTGTATCCCCTTTAAAATACTCCAGCAAATAGTCAATCTTATTTTGACGTAACACAGTTTTCAAAGCCACTCCATAAGTGTTAATGCTCAATGGTTTATCTTGAAACCTTGGATATTTTACTGTTGGCATCAAAAGCCAAGGCGCAGATTTGATTTCTTTGCGGTTCTGTAAATGTTTTGGCCTATTGAAAATTCTACTTAATTTTGGAGCTGGATCAGGAGTAGTAACATGGAACTGTGTAACTTGGCTACTTTGTAAGGCTTTAATCTGAACAAGGAAGACAAAGAAATGCACCTCCCTACATCCAAGCAGGGTAAACAAGAATTGTTGGCGGACCATTTTACCAGTTTTCAAGTCCTCCTCcttaatatttttgctttggtCTTCTGTCTTTACTTCAAAATCTGGATCACAGGATACCAAAGAAATGTTTAGATCTTGTGGTTTTTCAAGCAGAAATGTATGTTTTCCCCACAGCTGAAACACCACAGGAGGCAtacttttcccccctttttttatATCACAAATTGTGAGTTTTTCTGGAATGTAGTTATGACCAAAGACTGTAAAAACTGCTGTAAAAGATGGATGAATGTATTTGGGGCCATAAATTCCAACTGAGACTGTTCTATGAACATAATTCCAGATGTTAGTTGCTGGAGGCtggattttgtttgcttgtatGGCAATCACTGCATACATCACATGACTTAGGTCCGTTAGCTTCACTTGTATGGTATCTTGATAAATGTAGCAATTCTCTAGCTTCTTAAAAGGCCCGTCTTTATTGAGACTAAAAAAGCACACAATGTCACTCATAACTTGGCTGAGTGGATCATTCTTCACTTGAGCTGCAACTTTCACCTCTAGGAAAATAGCTTCACTTGTGTTGAGGTTGCTCAGCGTAAGTTCTATCAGAGGACTTACAGTGCTAGACAGGATAGCCTTTAAACCAACTTCTTGGAATTCTCCTGGTAATACATGACCCATAGGGACATGAATGTTGATATCTGAGTCAGGTAGTTGTACTGAACCTCCTTCATGATTCAGTTTACAAACTACATGAATGTCTGTAGCTTGTGTTTGTGCCCATCCAGGACTATGGCTCATGCCTTCTAAATCTAGGCAAGATCGTGTGAGTTGTCGGTGTCTCAACCAAGCCATCTTGTAGGCTTCACGGTCATTTTGAAGCCATGTCATGTCTGAGGCTGTAGTTTTTTGAGGTGCTGTCTTGTGAGGATTAAATCTTTGGTTATCAACAATATCCAGGAAGTCAGAGACACTCTTGGATCGTCCAGATCTTCTTGATGAAGTCTTTCTTAAGAGACAATCAATATTTAGCTCATCACCTGAGGAATCCAAAGAGTCTCTATTGCCAGAAACTTTTGAGAACaaataaggtttttcttttaagatagaaaggcatttattatttttatttctatttgaaGCAGCTATGTCATGTATGAAAGGGTTGGAGCCTGACAGTTCGTTCCAGAAAGGATTAGTTTTGGAAACAGCTTGGGCATGTTTGAATACACCAGACCAGTCAATATCCAAATCCAGTTTCCTTTCACTGACATctgtataaaagaaaaaatagatgcACTTCCTAAAGCACAGAGTCTTGAGACATTCTCCTAAAGCACAGAGTCTTGAGACATTCCATTCATTTCAAAGTGATAGTCTGTTAAACTAACTGGTGGCTAAATTTATTCTcctgaaatacataaaaatccTTCCtatatttttccttcaggtttTTCAATAGTATCAATATTGATTTAATTAAGAATCTTTCTTAATAGAAGAGTGCTAACAAATTAGTTCTGGATAACAAATTAGTGTTGAAGGATGAAAAGCATCCTCTTCAAGGTGCTGATCATTATCATCTCCTATGATTATTAATTGGCATTGAATACAATAAGGTTTCATAAGGCTTAAACCATTACATTATAGTAATATTTTGCATCTTACAAAATGCTAtggatttctttcctttttgtccAACTCTGCAAAGATTAAAGAACtactgtttcatttttcatacACTACAGACTGTACAGACAAATGCATTATTCAGGATTCCTTTTCATGGTAGTGCACATGCATTTAATTGATAACAGCACACTTACAATTTATCTCAATGTGTGCAGAATTTGTTATACTAACTttccattagaaaaaaattattgataTAATTCATGAGGTCTTGTGCACCTTGaaatttggagaaaaatgtCTGTGGAACTGCTATTTTTTCTGAGATTGTATTTTGATAGACAAATACGGGTTTATACAGGATATTTAGATatgttttctaataaaaatactCATAATTAACAGTAGTGTCTATTTGATCAGAAGAACAGAtgtccttttattttatataaacacTTGTTTATAGAAACTGCCTTACTGGTTGAGACTTACAGTTCTTGCAGTGAATAGAGTACCTGTAACTTTTTATGCTAAGGGTTTCTATTACTTCAGTTTGCTATTCTGTTTTCTACACATGGACGTTATACCATCCCTTCTTCATACGTCCTTGGAAAGAGTTTAAATTTCTAGAGAAATTGGTTGTTCCTGTTTTTTCAGAATAACTATAGCATTTATTATTACCCTTTCCATAGTACCTTCCATTTCCAAGGTTACTTATTATTACTTAATTGCAATAATGACaggcacaaaaataaataaaaataaataaatttttagatttatttttatgtatttttaaataaacttttccTCTTGTTTCATTTGTCAAAGTTTGATAAAGAGCCAAAACCATGAAGCCTTTCCACAATTCAAGAAAACTGACAATTTGGAAGTACCAAAGTGGAATTTACCTGCTTCCCAGCTGCCTATCTGCAAAGCTGTAACATTGTCTTGACAAGAGCCTTCCAGATGAGCTGCCAGGTGTGTTGAGCCCAGTAGCAGCCTTCTTCTCCTCAAGCACCTAGTCTTAACTGGGATCACCAGATGGGGCTAGGCTGCTTGAGCACTCGCTGAAAACTCCTTTTATTTCTGCCCATAGGCCAAAAGCTTTCTTTGAGCTGTGATGCCATTACAGTCAGAATATTATtgtctattaaaaaataaattacttatgcccaaaaataacaaaagggCATTTTCTTGGGGTTCTTTTCCCATCCTAAAGGGCATGTTTCTAAAACTGTAGCAGAGCCTGAGCCACTAGGATGAACACTTTCTCACACCAAGgtaacagaataaaatacacaGGTGCAGTAGGTTAgtgaggaaataatttttgctcCACAACTCACACAGCAAGCTCACTGTTACATTTCCTGCTGGACAAGAAACTAAGAGAATGCCTACATTGTGGAAGGTGAAGTTTTCTTAACTTTGGGgttaaaatagtaaaataaatcaACTTTGCTGAGATCCAGTTTTCAAATTGGGCTAATTCAAAAATTTCCTTGTCTTCCTCGTTCTTAAAACCCTGAATTAATATAACTTGACTTAGaactccctcttctcttccccagtAGACGTACCCTAAAAAGCATTTGTTGATATAAGGTTAAAGATTTCAACTCTTCCTCCCAACCTGCCTGCCTAAGagattttccagaaataaagaTGGAACAGCCTAAGCACAGAAAATAGCAGAAGAGACATACTGTAGCTGTCTGAAGTTGTCCGGTCATCTACATCAATCAAAGTACCCTCTGACCTGCTTCGTGGAATCTCTTCACTGCTTAAGGAATCTGTTCCACTGCTGGAAGAACTTTCCTCCTAAAAAACATTTAAGCATATAAAACATCAACAATTATGCAATTTGAAAACTTGTTGAAGAATAATTGATCTTTGGTCCCGTGGTGtgacatgaaataaaaagtgaagTTATGGTTTATGAGTAAATTTATGGAGTTTGCCCAAGACCATCACAATCCTGAGCAAGTCTTACTATCTAATGTACATCAAACCCACCAGATGCCACAGCTGCTATTTAATAAACCTCAGTCCATGGTGATGTACAATAACACATAATTGTCTTGTAGTTGGAACTGAGCCAATTTTACAATAACTGCCATTGAGTAAGTCTtgaataaaacctttttttttttcaaaaaaataaacatcctAATTCTTGTTTTCAGTTAAGTTTGACTACAATCATTAAAAGGGAAGAGATAGATCTATTGCTTTCTTTCTCGATTAATAGTATTTCCATCCCTTTCTGTATTACTATTCTTCTTATGCTTTTCCCTGAAAGAAGATCAGGTCAGATGTCTCCTTTTAGTCTGTCGAAGAATGACTTGAAGTACCCT belongs to Pithys albifrons albifrons isolate INPA30051 chromosome 7, PitAlb_v1, whole genome shotgun sequence and includes:
- the MACC1 gene encoding metastasis-associated in colon cancer protein 1 isoform X1; this encodes MESSTLLWEESSSSSGTDSLSSEEIPRSRSEGTLIDVDDRTTSDSYNVSERKLDLDIDWSGVFKHAQAVSKTNPFWNELSGSNPFIHDIAASNRNKNNKCLSILKEKPYLFSKVSGNRDSLDSSGDELNIDCLLRKTSSRRSGRSKSVSDFLDIVDNQRFNPHKTAPQKTTASDMTWLQNDREAYKMAWLRHRQLTRSCLDLEGMSHSPGWAQTQATDIHVVCKLNHEGGSVQLPDSDINIHVPMGHVLPGEFQEVGLKAILSSTVSPLIELTLSNLNTSEAIFLEVKVAAQVKNDPLSQVMSDIVCFFSLNKDGPFKKLENCYIYQDTIQVKLTDLSHVMYAVIAIQANKIQPPATNIWNYVHRTVSVGIYGPKYIHPSFTAVFTVFGHNYIPEKLTICDIKKGGKSMPPVVFQLWGKHTFLLEKPQDLNISLVSCDPDFEVKTEDQSKNIKEEDLKTGKMVRQQFLFTLLGCREVHFFVFLVQIKALQSSQVTQFHVTTPDPAPKLSRIFNRPKHLQNRKEIKSAPWLLMPTVKYPRFQDKPLSINTYGVALKTVLRQNKIDYLLEYFKGDTIALLGEDKVKAIGQTKMKEWYVGVLRRKIGLVHCKNIKVISKEQAMDTADSELATRNLVEQIALPFKKLTYIYSVVLSTVSESVYDWRALAEVLGYSHMSLDDFNEAHIDKESERVAHVVKRMKQDCHANKKKRLFLYELIVALLKIDCQGLVARLTQDTIILTSAVKLGKNWRELAEKLARLTKQQIEAYEVPHQGKNGAVSLEMMWKPAYDFLYTWAAHYGDGYRDVLQDLQLALDKMKNPVTKQWRELTGTLILVNCMEVLRASAFSKMEEEGSAVSRRLILSKQISLSMGKQHPGLYNLNENMNTPTSIQIRYWCCIIFSLKSNYFCLQGYPLT
- the MACC1 gene encoding metastasis-associated in colon cancer protein 1 isoform X6, with translation MESSTLLWEESSSSSGTDSLSSEEIPRSRSEGTLIDVDDRTTSDSYNVSERKLDLDIDWSGVFKHAQAVSKTNPFWNELSGSNPFIHDIAASNRNKNNKCLSILKEKPYLFSKVSGNRDSLDSSGDELNIDCLLRKTSSRRSGRSKSVSDFLDIVDNQRFNPHKTAPQKTTASDMTWLQNDREAYKMAWLRHRQLTRSCLDLEGMSHSPGWAQTQATDIHVVCKLNHEGGSVQLPDSDINIHVPMGHVLPGEFQEVGLKAILSSTVSPLIELTLSNLNTSEAIFLEVKVAAQVKNDPLSQVMSDIVCFFSLNKDGPFKKLENCYIYQDTIQVKLTDLSHVMYAVIAIQANKIQPPATNIWNYVHRTVSVGIYGPKYIHPSFTAVFTVFGHNYIPEKLTICDIKKGGKSMPPVVFQLWGKHTFLLEKPQDLNISLVSCDPDFEVKTEDQSKNIKEEDLKTGKMVRQQFLFTLLGCREVHFFVFLVQIKALQSSQVTQFHVTTPDPAPKLSRIFNRPKHLQNRKEIKSAPWLLMPTVKYPRFQDKPLSINTYGVALKTVLRQNKIDYLLEYFKGDTIALLGEDKVKAIGQTKMKEWYVGVLRRKIGLVHCKNIKVISKEQAMDTADSELATRNLVEQIALPFKKLTYIYSVVLSTVSESVYDWRALAEVLGYSHMSLDDFNEAHIDKESERVAHVVKRMKQDCHANKKKRLFLYELIVALLKIDCQGLVARLTQDTIILTSAVKLGKNWRELAEKLARLTKQQIEAYEVPHQGKNGAVSLEMMWKPAYDFLYTWAAHYGDGYRDVLQDLQLALDKMKNPVTKQWRELTGTLILVNCMEVLRASAFSKMEEEGNRMSPVLRREQSLDLTEEVRSSHKNMSSKFLFFCWRIMKISCL